From Chryseobacterium gallinarum, one genomic window encodes:
- a CDS encoding phospho-sugar mutase, with translation MTTLEKAKLWLHETFDKETRDAVQLLIDSNSPDLEDSFYRELEFGTGGMRGIMGVGTNRLNKYTLGQATQGLANYMLQQFKGEEIKVAIAYDVRNNSKEFGKLVADVLTANGIKVLLFKDHRPTPELSFTVRDKKCNGGIVLTASHNPPEYNGYKVYWNDGAQIVPPNDEAIIKEVYSVKFDEIKFNGNDDLIEWIGEEQDDVYIDACIENSTYQNVGKENLNIVFTSIHGTTYTTIPKALEKAGFKKIDLVKEQMIPSGNFPTVDSPNPEEPAALEMALDLARITNADIVIGTDPDGDRLGIAVRNLEGEMQLLNGNQTNTILTYYILNEWRKQGRITGKEFIGSTIVTSDIFYDIAQKFGVECKVGLTGFKWIGKMIREAEGTQKFVCGGEESFGFMTGDFVRDKDSCGSILLACEIAAWCKANGKTMYQYMIEIYKDLGMYYEGLINIVRKGREGAEEIQSMMKNFRENPPKELAGSPVEEIKDFKEQTSFTVSTNEKKIMADIPKSNVLIYYTQDGTKVCVRPSGTEPKIKFYVSVKDAITSEADFKDKLKSLEAKIGAVKTDLKLD, from the coding sequence ATGACAACATTAGAAAAAGCAAAACTTTGGCTACATGAAACATTCGATAAAGAAACAAGAGATGCCGTACAATTATTAATTGACAGCAATTCACCTGACCTCGAAGATTCTTTTTACAGAGAACTTGAGTTCGGAACAGGAGGAATGCGCGGTATCATGGGAGTAGGAACCAATCGCTTAAACAAATATACATTGGGACAGGCCACCCAGGGACTTGCCAATTATATGCTGCAGCAGTTCAAGGGAGAAGAAATCAAAGTCGCTATCGCTTATGATGTTCGTAATAATTCAAAAGAATTCGGAAAATTGGTTGCCGATGTTTTGACAGCAAACGGAATTAAAGTATTGCTTTTCAAAGACCACAGACCCACTCCGGAACTGTCTTTCACTGTTCGTGATAAAAAATGTAACGGAGGAATTGTATTAACAGCCTCTCACAACCCACCTGAATATAACGGTTACAAAGTTTATTGGAATGACGGGGCACAGATCGTACCACCCAACGATGAAGCGATCATCAAGGAAGTATATTCTGTAAAATTCGATGAAATTAAGTTTAACGGAAATGATGATCTGATCGAATGGATCGGAGAGGAGCAGGATGATGTGTACATCGATGCCTGCATTGAAAATTCTACCTATCAGAATGTAGGAAAAGAAAACTTAAATATTGTTTTCACATCCATCCACGGAACTACCTATACAACCATTCCAAAAGCTTTAGAAAAAGCCGGGTTTAAAAAGATTGATCTGGTAAAAGAGCAAATGATCCCAAGTGGAAACTTCCCAACGGTAGATTCTCCAAATCCGGAAGAACCGGCAGCGTTGGAAATGGCGTTGGATCTTGCAAGAATAACCAATGCTGATATCGTGATTGGAACAGATCCGGATGGTGACAGATTGGGAATTGCTGTAAGAAACCTTGAAGGTGAAATGCAGTTACTGAACGGTAACCAAACCAATACCATCCTTACTTATTACATTTTGAACGAATGGAGAAAGCAGGGAAGAATTACAGGAAAAGAGTTTATTGGTTCTACGATTGTAACATCTGATATCTTCTATGATATTGCTCAAAAATTCGGAGTAGAATGTAAGGTAGGTCTTACAGGATTCAAATGGATTGGGAAAATGATCCGTGAAGCAGAAGGAACACAAAAATTCGTATGCGGTGGAGAAGAAAGTTTCGGATTTATGACAGGAGATTTTGTTCGTGATAAAGACTCTTGCGGAAGTATTCTCTTGGCTTGTGAAATTGCTGCATGGTGCAAGGCTAACGGAAAAACAATGTATCAGTACATGATTGAGATCTACAAAGATCTTGGAATGTATTATGAAGGATTAATCAATATTGTAAGAAAAGGAAGAGAAGGAGCAGAAGAAATCCAGAGTATGATGAAAAACTTCCGCGAAAATCCTCCAAAAGAATTGGCAGGTTCTCCGGTAGAAGAAATCAAGGATTTTAAAGAGCAGACAAGCTTTACCGTTTCTACGAATGAGAAAAAGATAATGGCTGATATTCCAAAGTCTAATGTATTGATATACTATACTCAGGATGGAACAAAAGTATGTGTAAGACCTTCAGGAACAGAGCCCAAAATTAAGTTTTATGTTTCCGTAAAAGATGCCATCACTTCTGAAGCTGACTTTAAGGATAAATTGAAATCATTGGAAGCTAAAATTGGAGCGGTTAAAACAGATTTAAAACTGGATTAA
- a CDS encoding glycosyltransferase family 2 protein produces MNLSIVIPLLNEEDSLEELFSRIDNVCKTNNLSYEIWFVDDGSTDLSWSIIENMKVQYPQIHAIKFSRNYGKSQALHAAFARTNGDVVITMDADLQDFPEEIPELYNMVVNENYDIVSGWKKKRFDNVMTKNIPSKLFNAAARKVSGVYLHDFNCGLKAYKKQVVKSVDVYGDMHRYIPVLAANAGFRRITEKEVQHQARPYGTSKFGTERFIRGFLDLVTLWFVSRFGGRPMHFFGAVGTLMFIFGFLSALWLGVSKLIDVARGIYGHLITNNPWFYIALTMMIMGTLLFVAGFLGEMIIRTNREHKNYNIDEVI; encoded by the coding sequence ATGAATTTATCTATAGTTATTCCGTTACTGAACGAGGAAGACTCTTTGGAAGAGCTTTTTTCAAGAATTGATAACGTTTGCAAAACCAATAATTTATCTTATGAAATCTGGTTTGTAGATGATGGAAGTACGGATTTGTCGTGGAGTATTATTGAGAATATGAAAGTACAGTATCCTCAGATCCACGCTATTAAATTTTCCAGAAATTACGGGAAATCACAGGCACTTCACGCCGCTTTTGCAAGAACGAACGGAGATGTGGTAATCACCATGGATGCAGATTTACAGGACTTCCCGGAAGAGATTCCTGAACTCTACAATATGGTTGTTAATGAAAATTACGATATCGTTTCCGGTTGGAAAAAGAAGCGTTTTGATAATGTGATGACAAAAAATATACCGTCAAAATTATTCAACGCTGCTGCCAGAAAAGTTTCGGGAGTATATCTTCACGATTTCAATTGTGGTTTGAAAGCCTACAAAAAACAAGTCGTAAAATCCGTTGATGTATACGGGGATATGCACCGTTATATCCCGGTATTGGCTGCCAATGCAGGATTCAGAAGAATTACTGAAAAAGAAGTACAGCATCAGGCAAGGCCTTACGGAACTTCAAAATTCGGAACAGAAAGATTTATCAGAGGTTTTTTAGATCTGGTAACGCTTTGGTTTGTAAGCCGGTTTGGAGGAAGGCCCATGCATTTTTTTGGAGCAGTAGGAACCTTAATGTTTATCTTCGGTTTTCTTTCAGCCCTTTGGTTGGGAGTATCCAAACTGATTGATGTAGCCAGAGGGATTTATGGACACTTGATTACCAATAACCCTTGGTTCTATATTGCTTTAACGATGATGATCATGGGAACCTTATTATTTGTTGCCGGATTCTTAGGAGAAATGATTATCAGAACCAACCGTGAGCATAAGAACTATAATATTGATGAAGTGATATAA
- a CDS encoding glutathione peroxidase, with amino-acid sequence MKKIFLLLLSFMAFLQSCTNQKSEISKAKTKELMGKTIYDFKVESLDGKEINFADFKGKKILIVNTASECGFTPQYADLEKVYEQYKDKLVVVGFPANNFGGQEPGTNTEIGAFCQKNYGVTFPMAAKVSVKGDDMAPIFKYLTEQELNGVKNTTILWNFTKFLIDENGKLIDTYVSTTKPTSEAITKHLK; translated from the coding sequence ATGAAAAAGATTTTTTTACTGCTGCTCTCCTTTATGGCATTTTTGCAGAGCTGCACCAATCAAAAAAGCGAAATTTCTAAAGCTAAAACCAAAGAACTTATGGGAAAAACGATATACGACTTCAAAGTGGAAAGCCTGGATGGTAAAGAAATCAACTTTGCAGACTTTAAAGGGAAGAAAATCCTTATTGTCAACACTGCTTCAGAATGTGGTTTTACTCCACAGTATGCAGATCTTGAAAAAGTATATGAGCAGTATAAAGATAAACTGGTAGTGGTAGGATTTCCAGCCAATAATTTTGGAGGGCAGGAGCCGGGAACCAATACTGAAATCGGAGCATTCTGCCAGAAAAATTATGGAGTCACATTTCCAATGGCCGCAAAAGTTTCTGTAAAAGGGGATGATATGGCACCTATCTTTAAATATTTAACAGAACAGGAATTAAACGGAGTAAAAAATACCACGATCCTTTGGAACTTTACGAAATTCCTGATCGATGAAAACGGAAAACTGATTGATACGTATGTAAGTACTACCAAGCCGACAAGCGAGGCAATTACAAAACATCTGAAATAA
- the kdsB gene encoding 3-deoxy-manno-octulosonate cytidylyltransferase — MKIIAVIPARYEASRFPGKLMQTLGEKTVITTTYQNVVETGLFDEVFVATDSGIIFEEIEKNGGKAVMTGQHETGSDRIAEAVQNIDCDIVINVQGDEPFLKLEPLQQLIDVFKADDQQEISLASLKIKLSEKEEIENPNNVKVITDNNGFALYFSRSVIPFHREVSYDISYFKHIGVYAFRKEALLQFSKLEMKPLEISEKIECIRYLEYGMKIKMIETNFVGVGIDTPEDLEKARKLI; from the coding sequence ATGAAAATAATTGCTGTGATCCCTGCCCGTTATGAAGCGAGCCGTTTTCCGGGGAAATTAATGCAGACTCTGGGAGAGAAGACCGTTATTACCACTACCTATCAGAATGTGGTGGAAACAGGTTTGTTTGATGAAGTGTTTGTAGCTACAGATTCCGGAATTATTTTTGAAGAAATCGAAAAAAATGGAGGGAAAGCTGTTATGACAGGACAACATGAGACCGGAAGTGACCGTATTGCTGAAGCCGTACAAAATATCGACTGTGATATCGTGATCAACGTTCAGGGAGATGAACCGTTCCTTAAACTGGAACCTCTGCAACAATTGATCGACGTTTTCAAAGCAGATGATCAACAGGAAATTTCCCTGGCTTCCCTAAAAATAAAGCTGTCTGAAAAAGAAGAAATAGAAAATCCCAATAATGTAAAAGTCATTACGGACAATAATGGTTTTGCCCTGTATTTCAGTCGTTCCGTGATTCCTTTTCACAGGGAGGTATCTTACGATATAAGCTATTTCAAACATATCGGGGTGTATGCTTTCAGAAAAGAAGCCTTGCTGCAGTTCTCCAAGTTGGAAATGAAACCATTGGAAATTTCTGAAAAAATAGAATGTATCCGTTATCTCGAATATGGCATGAAAATTAAAATGATAGAAACCAACTTTGTAGGAGTAGGTATTGATACTCCTGAAGACCTTGAAAAAGCCAGAAAGTTGATTTGA
- a CDS encoding phosphatase PAP2 family protein, with protein MKKLKFLLLPVSLWLSAQEQDTLKVKELQKEVLKVQTYTLKDGSVRTYPKPRLLDFVTKLPRNFIDTNKDFVAKDHAYYLGGAVVSTLILLPFDQKLIDNSRELGERWGMDKDNNYTKLGGVFKIPKDIGSTLYLIGNGSTLVLLGIGFGTYGLIKNDYRAQATASGLMESLILSGVFTQTIKRITGRESPFIAEEYGHKGGAWNPFPSFSAFSKNTSNYDAMPSGHLTTFMAGITVIADNYPDAKWIKPVGYTLAGALCFQMMQSKVHWASDYPLALLMGYFIGKTISKSRYTSSEGTIGKTKYKFDLTASRQWEYNMVGVKLSF; from the coding sequence ATGAAAAAATTGAAATTTCTGCTTTTACCAGTATCTCTATGGCTCTCCGCACAGGAGCAGGATACATTAAAGGTGAAAGAATTACAAAAAGAAGTCCTTAAAGTACAAACTTATACACTTAAAGACGGCTCTGTCCGGACCTATCCTAAGCCCAGACTATTGGATTTTGTCACCAAATTACCCAGAAATTTTATTGATACCAATAAAGATTTTGTAGCGAAAGACCATGCTTATTATTTAGGGGGAGCAGTAGTTTCTACGTTAATTCTTTTGCCTTTTGATCAAAAACTGATAGATAATTCAAGAGAATTGGGGGAAAGATGGGGTATGGACAAGGATAATAATTATACAAAGCTCGGTGGAGTTTTTAAAATACCCAAAGATATCGGTTCAACCTTATATTTGATAGGAAACGGTTCCACACTGGTATTGCTTGGAATCGGTTTTGGTACTTACGGATTGATCAAAAATGATTACAGGGCACAGGCTACAGCAAGCGGATTGATGGAAAGCTTAATTCTCTCAGGAGTTTTTACTCAAACCATTAAACGAATTACCGGAAGAGAAAGCCCGTTTATTGCAGAAGAATATGGACATAAAGGCGGAGCCTGGAATCCTTTCCCAAGTTTTTCCGCATTCAGTAAAAATACGTCGAATTATGATGCAATGCCGTCAGGACATTTAACAACCTTTATGGCCGGTATCACCGTTATTGCAGACAATTACCCGGATGCCAAATGGATAAAACCTGTGGGATATACCTTGGCCGGGGCATTGTGTTTTCAAATGATGCAAAGTAAAGTACACTGGGCTTCAGACTATCCATTGGCTTTATTGATGGGATATTTTATCGGGAAAACCATCTCAAAAAGCAGGTATACATCTTCAGAAGGTACTATAGGAAAAACAAAATATAAATTTGACCTTACAGCTTCCCGGCAATGGGAGTACAATATGGTAGGCGTAAAGCTTTCTTTTTAA
- a CDS encoding GIN domain-containing protein, with amino-acid sequence MKKIVYTLMLVAVISCGKVSPKGNIEKKDVDVSEFVNLDLNGKFRVFYARGPKNFVEIETYPNIANNLDVDVKDKTLFIKEKRGTKGVDFYNVTIYSKYNLEKVAVSDSVEMNISSEIKTDNFRLNMKNNASFMGSVNTRRAEVEMQNRSRANFLGLTKEAVIKISDTASLIAPYWKITNLNIDSKNGNYAEVNVKDSLKGNIQNTAKFIYYNDPIRAFKVEKTAKVENKKLD; translated from the coding sequence ATGAAAAAAATAGTATACACATTAATGCTGGTGGCGGTTATTTCCTGTGGTAAGGTTTCTCCAAAAGGAAATATTGAAAAGAAAGATGTGGATGTTTCAGAGTTTGTTAATCTGGATCTGAATGGTAAATTCCGTGTATTTTATGCCAGGGGCCCGAAAAATTTTGTGGAAATTGAGACGTATCCCAACATAGCAAATAACCTTGACGTTGATGTAAAAGATAAAACACTTTTCATTAAAGAAAAGAGAGGAACAAAAGGAGTGGATTTTTATAACGTGACCATTTATTCAAAATATAACCTAGAAAAAGTAGCAGTTTCCGATTCCGTGGAAATGAATATTTCGAGTGAAATTAAAACAGATAATTTCAGACTCAATATGAAAAACAATGCAAGTTTCATGGGATCTGTAAACACCAGAAGAGCAGAAGTGGAGATGCAGAACAGAAGTAGAGCCAATTTTTTGGGATTAACGAAAGAAGCCGTAATAAAGATTTCAGACACAGCAAGTTTAATTGCTCCCTACTGGAAAATCACCAACCTGAATATTGATTCTAAAAACGGAAATTATGCAGAGGTCAATGTTAAAGATTCTTTGAAAGGAAATATTCAGAATACTGCCAAATTTATCTATTATAACGATCCGATCAGAGCGTTTAAGGTAGAGAAAACGGCAAAAGTTGAAAATAAGAAACTGGATTAG
- a CDS encoding pyridoxal phosphate-dependent aminotransferase yields MKVSKLAANLIGSEIVKIGNEVNDLKAKGAEIANLTIGDLNSNIYPIPALLKEEIQKAYQNNLTNYPPANGLLSLRKEVSKDLKNRWNLDYAPNDILITAGSRPLIYAVYKTIVDEGDKVVYPTPSWNNNHYAYLTSANAVEVKTKPETNFLPTADDLKPHLDGAVLLALCSPLNPTGTMFTKEQLSEICELVIAENKKRRADEKPLYLMYDQIYSNLTFGAEHVDPVSLFPEMKEYTIYIDGISKCLAATGVRVGWGFGPAHIIDKMKALLTHVGAWAPKPEQEATAKFYENPENVNTFVADFKAKLEESLKVLHGGIQDLKGKGLSIDSIEPMGALYLTIKLDYIGKTKPDGAVIENSSDLVFYLINEAGVALVPFSAFGEEKSEPWFRASVGGLAIDEIKVMLPKLENALNNLK; encoded by the coding sequence GTGAAAGTTTCAAAATTAGCGGCGAACCTGATTGGTTCTGAAATTGTAAAAATTGGTAACGAAGTAAACGATCTAAAAGCAAAGGGTGCAGAAATTGCCAATCTTACTATTGGTGACCTGAATTCTAATATCTATCCTATCCCGGCATTGCTGAAGGAAGAGATTCAGAAAGCCTATCAGAATAATCTGACAAATTACCCACCTGCCAACGGACTTTTATCTTTAAGAAAAGAGGTTTCCAAAGATCTGAAAAACAGATGGAACCTGGATTATGCTCCTAATGATATTTTAATTACCGCAGGATCAAGACCTTTGATCTATGCTGTATACAAAACTATCGTAGATGAAGGAGATAAAGTTGTATACCCAACTCCATCCTGGAACAATAATCATTATGCTTACCTTACTTCTGCGAATGCTGTAGAGGTAAAAACAAAGCCGGAAACCAATTTCCTTCCAACAGCAGATGATTTAAAACCTCATTTGGATGGAGCCGTTCTATTGGCTTTGTGTTCTCCACTAAACCCAACAGGAACAATGTTCACCAAAGAGCAGCTTTCAGAAATCTGTGAATTGGTAATTGCTGAAAACAAAAAAAGAAGAGCGGATGAAAAACCGTTATACTTAATGTATGACCAGATTTATTCTAACCTTACTTTTGGTGCAGAGCACGTAGATCCGGTTTCCCTTTTCCCTGAAATGAAAGAATATACCATCTACATCGATGGTATCTCAAAATGTCTTGCAGCAACAGGAGTACGTGTAGGATGGGGATTCGGGCCGGCCCACATTATCGATAAAATGAAAGCGCTTCTTACCCACGTAGGAGCCTGGGCACCGAAGCCTGAACAAGAAGCTACTGCAAAATTCTATGAGAATCCTGAAAATGTAAATACATTCGTAGCTGATTTTAAAGCTAAACTGGAAGAAAGCTTAAAAGTTCTTCACGGAGGCATTCAGGATTTGAAAGGAAAAGGATTATCCATAGACAGTATCGAACCGATGGGAGCACTTTATCTTACCATCAAACTGGATTATATCGGAAAAACTAAACCTGACGGAGCTGTAATTGAAAACTCATCAGACCTGGTATTTTATCTGATTAATGAAGCTGGGGTTGCCTTGGTTCCTTTCTCTGCATTCGGAGAAGAAAAATCAGAGCCTTGGTTCCGTGCGTCAGTAGGAGGTCTTGCCATCGACGAGATCAAAGTGATGCTTCCGAAACTGGAAAACGCTTTGAATAATTTAAAATAA
- a CDS encoding NAD(P)H-binding protein yields the protein MKALVIGATGATGKDLVNQLLNDKDFDEVDIFVRRPVDIENERLKVHIVNFEKPEEWKNMVKGDVAFSCLGTTLKDAGSKEAQKKVDFDYQYEFAKAAKENNVEDYILVSAYGANPKSKIFYSKMKGELEEAVKQLHFNKITIFKPGMLERRNSERTGEVLGSRIIKFANKFGLLESQKPLPTDVLAKAMINSSKIKSNGYSSIKLGNIFCFADKVIEQ from the coding sequence ACAGGTGCCACAGGAAAAGACCTGGTTAATCAGTTATTGAATGATAAAGATTTTGACGAAGTTGATATTTTTGTCAGAAGACCTGTTGACATTGAAAACGAAAGACTTAAGGTTCATATTGTTAATTTTGAAAAACCTGAAGAATGGAAGAATATGGTAAAAGGTGATGTTGCATTTTCCTGTTTGGGAACGACTTTAAAGGATGCCGGAAGTAAAGAAGCCCAGAAAAAGGTGGACTTTGATTATCAATATGAGTTTGCAAAGGCCGCCAAAGAAAATAATGTTGAAGATTATATTCTTGTTTCCGCCTATGGGGCCAATCCGAAATCCAAAATTTTCTATTCAAAAATGAAAGGAGAGCTGGAGGAAGCGGTAAAACAACTTCATTTTAATAAAATTACCATTTTCAAACCGGGGATGCTGGAACGAAGAAATTCTGAAAGAACCGGTGAAGTATTAGGCAGCCGGATTATAAAGTTTGCCAACAAATTCGGCTTGCTGGAGAGCCAAAAACCCTTGCCTACTGATGTTCTGGCTAAAGCAATGATCAATTCTTCCAAAATAAAAAGCAACGGCTATTCCAGTATTAAGCTGGGAAATATTTTCTGCTTTGCAGATAAAGTCATTGAGCAATAG
- a CDS encoding DUF4199 domain-containing protein yields MTKSPSTLGIILFIATMIVFFVVYTFFSGINYFDISLKANAFILPVLYAGAAFWSVKSYWNNHRVVKFKEAFKRAFIPMFIGGILSIFSIYAFLNFVDPAAKSLLNYQYVQRQKSELDTEYTSARKILKHQKDIDELDQKYKERLQSFTPEAVKGKDMLTASHFSGYFAAILIFYVVLSVFFGAFFRTRSVYQPEEANQA; encoded by the coding sequence ATGACGAAAAGTCCATCAACACTAGGAATTATACTATTTATCGCTACAATGATCGTTTTTTTTGTAGTATACACTTTTTTTTCAGGAATCAATTATTTTGATATCTCACTGAAAGCCAATGCTTTTATTTTACCTGTTTTATATGCGGGTGCTGCTTTCTGGTCTGTTAAATCATATTGGAATAACCATAGAGTTGTAAAGTTTAAAGAAGCTTTCAAGAGGGCATTTATTCCGATGTTCATAGGGGGAATTCTTTCCATTTTCAGTATTTATGCTTTTCTAAACTTTGTGGATCCGGCTGCCAAAAGCCTATTGAACTATCAATATGTTCAAAGACAAAAATCAGAACTGGATACAGAATATACTTCGGCAAGAAAAATTTTAAAACATCAGAAAGATATTGATGAGCTGGATCAAAAATACAAAGAAAGGTTGCAAAGCTTTACTCCTGAAGCTGTGAAAGGAAAAGATATGCTTACGGCAAGTCATTTTTCAGGATATTTTGCAGCAATTCTTATATTTTACGTAGTTTTGTCGGTGTTTTTCGGAGCATTTTTCAGAACGAGAAGTGTTTATCAGCCCGAAGAAGCCAATCAAGCCTAA